The genomic segment GCAGCAGATGTTTTAGCTGAGATGGTTCAATGCCCGGCCCATCATCCTCCACCTGGAACCAGGCGCGGTTAAGCTCGGTGCCGCTGCTCACTTTGATCCAGCCGTTGCCGTAGCGCGCCGCGTTGACCACCATATTCGCCACGGCGCGTTTGATAGAAAGCGGATGAATGCGCAGCGGGATCTCGCCGCTTTGCAGGGCCGTTTCTATCTCGCGCTCATAGCCGCTTTCCGAGGCGATCACTTCGCCGAGCACCGCGTTGAGATCTGCCGTTTCGAGCGGCATCTCCTGTCCGGTGCGCAGATAGTCGATAAACTGCTCGATAATGGCGTTGCACTCTTCGATATCTTTATTGATCGACTCGGCGAGATAGCCGTCACCTTCGCTCATCATTTCTGTTGCCAGGCGAATGCGCGTCAGCGGTGTGCGCAAATCGTGGCTGACTCCCGCCATCAGTAGCGTACGATCGTCGGCCAGTTGTTTGACGCCGGCGGCCATATGGTTAAAGGCGCGTGTTACCGAGCGCACTTCAGAAGCGCCATATTCACGAAGCGGCGGCGGGATAATCCCTTTACCGACCTGCAATGCGGCGTGTTCAAGCTCCACCAGCGGCCGGTTCTGGATGCGGATAAACAACCAGGCGCCACCAATTGCCAGCAACATAATGGCAAGCGTATAGCGGAACAGCGGCGAGAAATCGCCCTGATGAATTTCAGTCAGCGGCACGCGCACCCAGATATTGGGCGACAGCCAGGTCTTCAGCCACACCACCGGCGAGCTTTTGTTCACCTCGACACGCACTTCCGTCGGGCCGCCAAGCTGCTGCGCCATCTGCTGGCTTAAAAATTCGTAATGCTGCGCCCAACGCAAACCCGCCTCTTCCGCCGCCTCGTTGGTATAAAGTGAAATCCCAAGTTCACGGTAGATCTCACGACGAAACGCTGGCGGCACCACCAGCTGCGTCCCGTCCTCCAGCAGGAGTTTATCGGTCATCAGCATACGCACTTCGTAGGCCAGGACTTTATTAAACTGCTGGAGGCTCGGCAGGATGGCGAAGTTAAGCACCACCAGGTAGGTCGTCACCAGGCTTGCGAACAGCAAGGTGACGATAAGAAGCAGCGTGCGGGCGAAAGAACTACGCGGCGAGAAGCGCAGCTTCCTCATGCTTTAGCGCCGTCCGGCACAAAAACGTAGCCAAGACCCCAGACGGTCTGGATATA from the Cronobacter condimenti 1330 genome contains:
- the envZ gene encoding two-component system sensor histidine kinase EnvZ; protein product: MRKLRFSPRSSFARTLLLIVTLLFASLVTTYLVVLNFAILPSLQQFNKVLAYEVRMLMTDKLLLEDGTQLVVPPAFRREIYRELGISLYTNEAAEEAGLRWAQHYEFLSQQMAQQLGGPTEVRVEVNKSSPVVWLKTWLSPNIWVRVPLTEIHQGDFSPLFRYTLAIMLLAIGGAWLFIRIQNRPLVELEHAALQVGKGIIPPPLREYGASEVRSVTRAFNHMAAGVKQLADDRTLLMAGVSHDLRTPLTRIRLATEMMSEGDGYLAESINKDIEECNAIIEQFIDYLRTGQEMPLETADLNAVLGEVIASESGYEREIETALQSGEIPLRIHPLSIKRAVANMVVNAARYGNGWIKVSSGTELNRAWFQVEDDGPGIEPSQLKHLLQPFVRGDSARSTSGTGLGLAIVQRIVDNHHGLLDIGKSERGGLRIRAWLPVPVGTAVVKNS